In Podospora pseudopauciseta strain CBS 411.78 chromosome 3, whole genome shotgun sequence, one genomic interval encodes:
- the LEU1 gene encoding 3-isopropylmalate dehydratase (EggNog:ENOG503NUV6; BUSCO:EOG09260SL3; COG:E): MPVAERTPQTLYDKVFQAHIVDEKLDGTILLYIDRHLVHEVTSPQAFEGLEKAGRKVRRPDCTLATTDHNVPTTSRKTLRDIASFIQEDDSRTQCVTLEENVKKFGVTYFGLSDKRQGIVHVIGPEQGFTLPGTTVVCGDSHTSTHGAFGALAFGIGTSEVEHVLATQTLITKRSKNMRILVDGELSPGVSSKDVVLHIIGKIGTAGGTGSVIEFAGSVIRSLSMEARMSICNMAIEGGARAGMVAPDEITFEYLKGRPLAPKCGSDEWNKAVAYWKSLQSDPDAKYDIDVHIDGKDIIPTVTWGTSPEDVVPITGSVPDPETFPTEVKKAAGRRMLEYMGLAAGTPMEDIVVDKVFIGSCTNSRIEDLRAAASVVKGKKIASNIKRALIVPGSGLVKEQAEAEGLDKIFTDAGFEWREAGCSMCLGMNPDILSPKERCASTSNRNFEGRQGAQGRTHLMSPVMAAAAAIVGKLADVRKLAEYKGSPHIEAAVAPETTSGKAHADERIETDDHEKEALTDQPEDSSPQVNTSVPKAGSTGLPKFTVLKGIAAPMEKANIDTDAIIPKQFLKTIKRTGLGKALFYEWRYLDANTENPDFVLNQEPYRRAKIIVCTGPNFGCGSSREHAPWALNDFGVKSVIAPSFADIFFNNSFKNGMLPIAIKNKDDLEKVHAEAAAGREIEIDLPNQLIKDQDGNTICSFEVEEFRKHCLVNGFDDIGLTMQLEDKISEFEKKMTLETPWLDGRAYLKRKGQGGKLAAKAVPVPKTNRGETKTEPLEW; this comes from the exons ATGCCGGTTGCCGAGCGAACACCACAAACCCTCTACGACAAGGTCTTCCAGGCCCACATTGTCGACGAGAAGCTCGATGGTACCATTCTTCTGTACATCGACCGCCATCTCGTGCACGAGGTCACCTCTCCA CAAGCTTTCGAGGGATTAGAAAAGGCCGGCCGCAAGGTTCGGAGACCAGACTGCACTCTGGCCACAACTGACCAC AAtgtccccaccacctcgaGAAAAACTCTCAGAGACATTGCCAGCTTCATTCAGGAGGACGACTCTCGGACGCAATGCGTGACCCTCGAGGAGAATGTCAAGAAGTTTGGCGTCACATACTTTGGCCTGAGCGACAAGAGACAAGGTATCGTCCACGTTATCGGGCCCGAGCAGGGCTTCACTCTGCCGGGCACCACCGTTGTGTGCGGCGACAGTCACACGTCGACCCACGGCGCCTTTGGTGCCCTCGCCTTCGGTATCGGCACCAGTGAAGTCGAGCACGTCCTCGCCACACAGACCCTCATCACGAAGCGCAGCAAGAACATGAGGATATTGGTCGACGGAGAGCTGTCCCCCGGTGTCAGCTCCAAGGATGTGGTCCTGCACATCATCGGCAAGATTGGTACGGCTGGTGGCACCGGGTCCGTCATCGAGTTTGCCGGTTCCGTCATCCGCAGCCTGAGCATGGAGGCCCGCATGTCCATCTGCAACATGGCCATCGAGGGTGGTGCTAGAGCCGGCATGGTCGCTCCCGACGAGATCACTTTCGAGTACCTCAAGGGCCGCCCCCTGGCCCCCAAGTGTGGGTCTGACGAGTGGAACAAGGCGGTCGCCTACTGGAAGTCCCTGCAGTCCGACCCGGATGCCAAGTACGACATTGATGTTCATATCGACGGGAAGGACATCATCCCCACGGTGACCTGGGGCACCAGCCCTGAGGACGTCGTCCCCATCACCGGCAGCGTTCCCGATCCCGAGACCTTCCCCACCGAGGTCAAGAAGGCCGCGGGCCGCCGCATGCTGGAGTACATGGGTCTCGCAGCAGGGACTCCCATGGAGGACATTGTGGTCGACAAGGTGTTCATCGGCTCCTGCACCAATTCCAGAATCGAGGATCTCCGCGCCGCTGCTTCGGTcgtcaagggcaagaagattGCCTCCAACATCAAGCGTGCCCTGATCGTGCCCGGCTCCGGTCTCGTCAAGGAGCAGGCCGAGGCTGAGGGTCTCGACAAGATCTTTACCGATGCCGGCTTCGAGTGGCGCGAGGCTGGCTGCAGCATGTGCCTGGGCATGAACCCTGACATTCTGTCGCCCAAGGAGAGATGCGCCTCCACCAGCAACCGCAACTTCGAGGGCCGTCAGGGTGCTCAGGGCCGGACCCACCTCATGTCCCCCgtcatggctgctgctgccgccatcGTCGGCAAGCTCGCCGATGTGAGAAAGCTTGCCGAGTACAAGGGCAGCCCTCACATCGAGGCCGCTGTCGCGCCCGAGACCACCTCTGGCAAGGCTCATGCTGATGAGCGCATCGAGACGGATGACCATGAGAAGGAAGCTCTCACCGACCAGCCCGAAGACTCCTCTCCTCAGGTCAACACCTCTGTCCCCAAGGCCGGCAGCACCGGTCTTCCCAAGTTCACCGTTCTCAAGGGCATCGCCGCCCCGATGGAGAAGGCCAACATTGATACCGACGCCATCATCCCCAAGCAGTTCCTGAAGACCATCAAGCGCACCGGTCTTGGCAAGGCTCTCTTCTATGAGTGGCGCTACCTTGATGCCAACACCGAGAACCCCGACTTTGTCCTCAACCAGGAGCCATACCGCCGGGCCAAGATCATTGTCTGCACCGGTCCCAACTTTGGCTGCGGCTCTTCCCGCGAGCACGCCCCTTGGGCTCTGAACGACTTTGGCGTCAAGAGCGTCATTGCTCCTTCCTTTGCGGACATTTTCTTCAACAACTCGTTCAAGAACGGCATGCTCCCCATtgccatcaagaacaaggacgACCTCGAAAAGGTGCACGCCGAGGCGGCCGCCGGTCGCGAGATCGAGATtgacctccccaaccagctCATCAAGGACCAGGATGGCAACACCATCTGCAGCttcgaggtggaggagtttaGAAAGCACTGTCTGGTCAACGGGTTCGACGACATTGGTCTTACCATGCAGCTCGAGGATAAGATCTCcgagtttgagaagaagatgacgcTCGAGACCCCCTGGCTGGACGGCCGGGCGTAcctgaagaggaaggggcaGGGTGGCAAGCTGGCTGCCAAGGCCGTGCCAGTCCCCAAGACGAATAGGGGTGAGACCAAGACTGAGCCGCTTGAGTGGTGA